A single window of Watersipora subatra chromosome 11, tzWatSuba1.1, whole genome shotgun sequence DNA harbors:
- the LOC137408425 gene encoding ras-related and estrogen-regulated growth inhibitor-like: MRRTSSSSSSDSTASSPRYSRARSSSVPTSLKSSKKTNTKECLKLLLVGDHQVGKSAIAVKLLTRRFIGTYQNDKDMLYESSQIVTNSDDSNKPLKLEVLDTTSTNVSDDDGSSPAIDHLYWSSAIVIVYDVTSSRSFSYAADLLKDIKREKPNHICLLLGNKTDLSHEREVTNSSAADLGNTYANCLSAEISAASSDHTEISATFQPLFTLCKTVVPKPAVKRRRSIVDMAKAFSTLLRSGSTKHSETKAAS; this comes from the exons ATGCGAAGGACAAGTAGCTCTTCAAGTTCAGACAGCACAGCCTCATCTCCACGATACAGCAGAGCTCGCTCATCTTCTGTACCAACTTCCTTAAAATCATCCAAGAAGACAAATACTAAGGAGTGTCTAAAGCTTCTCCTTGTCGGAGACCACCAAGTTGGAAAATCTG cAATTGCGGTGAAGTTGCTTACACGACGATTTATTGGAACATACCAGAATGATAAAG ATATGCTTTATGAAAGCAGCCAAATCGTCACTAACAGTGATGACTCAAATAAACCTTTGAAACTGGAGGTCTTAGACACAACAAGTACCAAT GTTTCAGATGACGATGGTTCAAGCCCGGCTATAGACCATCTGTATTGGAGCTCAGCTATAGTCATAGTCTATGATGTTACAAGTTCTAGATCTTTCTCTTATGCAGCTGACCTGCTCAAGGACATAAAACGCGAAAAGCCAAACCATATTTGTCTTTTACTGGGAAACAAAACTGACTTATCGCATGAGAGAGAAGTGACCAACTCGAGTGCAGCTGATCTGGGCAACACCTACGCAAACTGTCTCTCAGCAGAGATCAGTGCTGCTTCAAGTGACCATACTGAGATTTCGGCTACTTTTCAACCACTGTTTACTCTCTGCAAAACTGTTGTGCCAAAGCCAGCAGTGAAAAGACGCCGTTCCATTGTCGATATGGCCAAGGCCTTCAGCACTTTACTTAGGTCTGGCTCCACGAAACACTCAGAGACAAAAGCGGCTTCATGA